A part of Desulfotomaculum nigrificans DSM 574 genomic DNA contains:
- a CDS encoding 4Fe-4S dicluster domain-containing protein, with protein sequence MAKGVLVDLTKCVGCGSCTVACKLWNDLKWDPQNPTVGDKVKLNDKNWTVVGRHEVKDKDGTPVWRFVKQQCFHCKEPACASACFAKAFQKTKEGPVIYYPHLCVGCRYCMVACPFNIPKYQWEKTFPLVTKCQMCSTRVAKGEAPACVSVCPAGVFKYGDREALLKEAKSIVAKDPKYVNHIFGEQEVGGTSWLYLSDIPFEQLGFKTNVTHRPLPSFTEKYMQATPYVAITWGAILTGLYHYTKRRNQIAKENNKNIKA encoded by the coding sequence ATGGCCAAAGGTGTTTTAGTTGATTTAACCAAGTGTGTAGGTTGCGGCAGTTGTACGGTAGCCTGCAAACTTTGGAACGATCTTAAATGGGATCCCCAAAACCCCACTGTGGGAGATAAGGTTAAGCTTAATGATAAAAACTGGACGGTAGTTGGCCGTCATGAAGTCAAGGATAAAGACGGGACACCGGTTTGGCGTTTTGTTAAGCAACAATGCTTCCACTGCAAAGAGCCTGCCTGTGCTTCGGCCTGCTTTGCTAAAGCCTTTCAAAAGACTAAGGAGGGGCCGGTTATTTACTACCCTCACCTGTGTGTTGGCTGCCGCTATTGCATGGTGGCCTGCCCCTTTAACATTCCTAAATATCAATGGGAAAAAACCTTCCCGCTGGTAACTAAGTGCCAGATGTGTTCTACCAGGGTGGCCAAAGGTGAAGCCCCGGCCTGCGTATCCGTTTGCCCCGCCGGTGTATTTAAGTATGGCGATCGGGAAGCATTGCTGAAAGAAGCCAAGTCCATCGTGGCCAAGGATCCCAAATACGTTAACCATATTTTCGGTGAACAAGAAGTGGGGGGGACTTCCTGGCTATATCTGTCTGACATACCCTTTGAGCAACTGGGCTTCAAAACCAATGTCACTCACCGGCCGCTGCCCAGCTTTACCGAAAAATATATGCAAGCCACTCCTTATGTAGCTATTACCTGGGGTGCTATTTTAACCGGCCTGTACCATTATACCAAGCGCCGCAATCAAATCGCCAAGGAAAATAATAAGAATATCAAGGCCTAA